In a genomic window of Allomeiothermus silvanus DSM 9946:
- the aceA gene encoding isocitrate lyase, giving the protein MNLTPEMKLEAEKLRKEWQTDPRWQGIKRDYTAEEVVRLRPSLQIEHTLAQKGAERLWELLHQRPYINTFGAYTGAQAVQMVKAGLEAIYLSGWQVAADANLAAQTYPDQSLYPANSVPQVVRRINNALMRADQIERAEGVSGRYWYAPIVADAEAGFGGPLNAFELMKSMIEAGAAGVHWEDQLSSEKKCGHLGGKVLIPTQAHIRTLQAARLAADVLGVPTLIIARTDAEAATLLTSDVDERDRPFVTGERTPEGFYRVKNGLEPCITRALAYAPYADLLWMETSTPDLEVARKFAEAVHREFPGKMLAYNCSPSFNWKKYLDAETIAKFQRELGAMGYKFQFITLAGWHNLNYRTFELAKGYKERGMSAFVELQSLEFAAEKDGFTAVKHQREVGAGYFDEVLLAITGGQASTAALVGSTEEAQFH; this is encoded by the coding sequence ATGAACCTGACCCCAGAGATGAAGCTGGAAGCTGAGAAACTCCGCAAGGAGTGGCAAACCGACCCCCGCTGGCAAGGGATCAAGCGGGACTACACCGCCGAAGAGGTGGTGCGGCTGCGCCCTAGCCTTCAGATCGAGCACACCCTGGCCCAAAAGGGTGCCGAGCGGCTGTGGGAGCTGCTGCACCAGCGGCCCTACATCAATACCTTTGGGGCTTACACCGGGGCCCAGGCGGTGCAGATGGTGAAGGCGGGCCTCGAGGCCATCTACCTTTCGGGCTGGCAGGTGGCCGCCGACGCCAACCTGGCCGCCCAGACCTACCCCGATCAATCTTTATACCCGGCCAACTCGGTGCCACAGGTAGTGCGGCGTATCAATAACGCCCTGATGCGGGCCGACCAGATCGAGCGGGCCGAGGGGGTGAGTGGGCGCTACTGGTACGCCCCCATCGTGGCCGATGCCGAAGCCGGGTTCGGCGGCCCCCTGAACGCCTTCGAGCTGATGAAGAGCATGATCGAGGCTGGCGCCGCCGGGGTGCACTGGGAGGACCAGCTTTCCAGCGAGAAGAAGTGCGGGCACTTAGGGGGCAAGGTGCTCATCCCCACCCAGGCCCATATCCGCACCCTTCAGGCCGCCCGCCTTGCCGCCGATGTGCTAGGCGTGCCTACGCTGATCATCGCCCGCACCGACGCCGAGGCGGCTACCCTGCTCACCTCTGACGTGGACGAGCGCGACCGGCCCTTTGTGACCGGCGAGCGCACGCCGGAGGGCTTCTACCGGGTGAAAAACGGCCTCGAGCCCTGCATCACCCGGGCTTTGGCCTACGCCCCCTACGCCGACCTGTTGTGGATGGAGACCTCCACGCCCGACCTGGAAGTGGCCCGCAAGTTCGCCGAGGCCGTGCACAGGGAGTTTCCCGGTAAGATGCTGGCTTACAACTGCTCCCCCAGCTTCAACTGGAAAAAGTACCTCGATGCTGAGACCATCGCTAAGTTCCAGCGCGAACTGGGCGCGATGGGCTACAAGTTCCAGTTCATCACCCTGGCCGGCTGGCACAACCTCAACTACCGCACCTTTGAGCTGGCCAAGGGCTACAAAGAGCGCGGTATGAGTGCGTTCGTGGAGTTGCAAAGCCTCGAGTTTGCCGCCGAGAAAGACGGCTTCACCGCCGTCAAGCACCAGCGCGAGGTGGGCGCGGGCTACTTCGACGAGGTGCTCTTGGCGATCACCGGCGGGCAGGCCTCCACGGCCGCGTTGGTGGGCTCTACGGAAGAAGCCCAGTTTCATTGA
- a CDS encoding GntR family transcriptional regulator, protein MLARTTLNREAYKALRRAILGRKLPPGRKLIVRVLAEELGLSPTPIKEALSALEREGLVVAVPHRGYFVLEPTLEDVREIYRLREVLEGLGARLAVENNGKILPRKLEKVLQRQRKAAEQGDIESYGDLDLSFHRTLWEAASNKRLLAVAETIDGQIRLLINSSAAIPGRLPSSLAEHEAILQAVAAHDPDSAEAAMREHVQQAGRALERFLSAREMV, encoded by the coding sequence ATGCTGGCCCGTACCACCCTCAACCGCGAAGCGTACAAAGCCCTGCGCAGAGCCATCCTGGGGCGCAAGCTGCCTCCCGGACGCAAACTGATCGTGCGGGTGCTAGCCGAGGAACTGGGGCTCTCCCCCACCCCCATCAAGGAGGCCCTGAGCGCCCTCGAGCGCGAGGGGTTGGTGGTTGCCGTCCCCCACCGGGGCTACTTCGTGCTGGAACCCACCCTGGAAGACGTGCGGGAGATCTACCGCCTGCGCGAGGTGCTGGAGGGCCTGGGCGCCCGCCTGGCAGTAGAGAACAACGGCAAAATCCTGCCCAGGAAGCTAGAAAAAGTCCTCCAGCGCCAGCGCAAGGCCGCCGAGCAGGGCGATATCGAGAGCTATGGCGATCTCGACTTGTCTTTCCACCGCACGCTCTGGGAAGCGGCCAGCAACAAGCGATTGCTGGCTGTGGCCGAGACCATCGACGGACAGATTCGCCTGCTCATCAACTCCTCGGCAGCCATTCCGGGCCGGTTGCCCTCCTCGCTGGCCGAGCACGAAGCCATTCTCCAGGCCGTCGCCGCCCACGACCCCGATTCCGCCGAGGCAGCCATGCGCGAGCACGTGCAGCAGGCTGGGCGGGCGCTCGAGCGATTCCTCAGCGCCCGTGAAATGGTGTAA
- a CDS encoding UxaA family hydrolase, whose translation MAYRALAHRSTDDVAVAVSDLKPGEELIIRSLDDGKTHRVKVLEAVPLGHKVALRDLPEGHVVIEYGEKIGRMIQAVKKGGYVHVHNIRTLRWDYGKTPGAKRQGQA comes from the coding sequence GTGGCCTATAGAGCGTTGGCTCATCGGAGTACAGATGACGTGGCAGTCGCGGTAAGCGATCTCAAGCCGGGCGAAGAGCTGATCATTCGGAGCCTAGATGACGGAAAAACCCATCGGGTCAAGGTGCTCGAGGCGGTTCCCCTGGGCCACAAAGTGGCGCTCAGAGACCTACCCGAAGGGCACGTGGTCATCGAGTACGGCGAAAAGATCGGGCGCATGATCCAAGCGGTCAAGAAAGGCGGCTACGTACACGTGCACAACATTCGCACCCTGCGTTGGGATTACGGAAAAACGCCAGGCGCAAAACGCCAAGGGCAAGCCTAA
- a CDS encoding UxaA family hydrolase, which produces MAKADAAMQLTGYRRAGGRVGVRNHVLVLPVDDLSNAAAEGVARLIHGSLALPHPYGRLQFGEDLELTFRTLSGHGANPNVYGVVVIGIEPKWTERVAEGIAKTGKPVEVFSVERHGDLNTINLAARAAYRLVQEASELRREPIQISELVASIKCGESDPTLGLAGNPALGRVVDRLVDLGASVIFGETSELTGAEHLIAGRCATPALRKRFQQMYDAYIQMIEDQGVDLLGSQPTEGNIRGGLSTIEEKALGNIQKTGTRPVTRVIDYAEPVEPGQGLVFMNSSSAGAEHVTLCAAAGSVLHFFTTGQGNVVGHPLIPVIKVSPNPITCSTMSEHIDVPLPDLLVGEIGLDEAADRIMNVFERTVNGRMTAAELLRHQEFVITKLYPSA; this is translated from the coding sequence ATGGCCAAGGCCGATGCCGCGATGCAGCTCACCGGATACCGGCGGGCGGGTGGGAGGGTCGGGGTGCGCAACCACGTACTGGTGCTGCCGGTAGACGATCTTTCGAACGCGGCTGCCGAGGGAGTAGCCCGGCTGATCCATGGCTCGCTGGCCCTGCCGCACCCGTACGGACGCTTGCAGTTTGGCGAAGACCTGGAGCTGACTTTCCGCACCCTGAGCGGGCACGGGGCCAACCCCAACGTCTACGGGGTGGTGGTCATCGGCATCGAACCCAAGTGGACCGAGCGGGTGGCCGAGGGTATAGCCAAGACCGGAAAGCCGGTAGAAGTGTTTTCGGTGGAGCGCCACGGCGACCTCAACACCATCAACCTGGCCGCGCGGGCCGCTTACCGGCTGGTGCAGGAGGCCTCCGAGCTGCGGCGCGAGCCCATCCAAATCTCGGAGCTGGTGGCGTCGATCAAGTGCGGCGAGTCCGATCCCACCTTGGGCCTGGCCGGGAACCCGGCGTTAGGCCGGGTGGTGGACCGGCTGGTGGATCTGGGGGCCAGCGTGATCTTCGGGGAGACCTCCGAACTCACCGGGGCCGAGCACCTCATCGCGGGCCGCTGCGCCACCCCGGCCCTCAGAAAGCGATTTCAGCAGATGTACGATGCTTATATCCAGATGATCGAGGACCAGGGCGTGGATCTCTTGGGCTCGCAGCCCACCGAGGGCAACATCCGCGGCGGGCTTTCCACTATCGAGGAGAAGGCCCTGGGCAACATCCAAAAGACCGGGACCCGCCCGGTGACCCGGGTCATCGACTACGCCGAGCCGGTGGAGCCCGGGCAGGGGCTGGTGTTCATGAACTCCTCCTCGGCGGGGGCCGAGCACGTGACGCTGTGCGCGGCAGCGGGGAGCGTGCTGCACTTCTTCACTACCGGCCAGGGCAACGTGGTGGGTCACCCCCTGATCCCGGTGATCAAGGTCTCGCCCAACCCCATCACCTGCTCGACCATGAGCGAGCACATCGACGTGCCCCTGCCCGACCTGCTGGTGGGCGAGATCGGGCTGGACGAGGCCGCCGACCGCATCATGAACGTCTTCGAGCGCACGGTGAACGGGCGCATGACGGCAGCGGAGCTGTTGCGCCACCAGGAGTTCGTGATCACCAAGCTCTACCCCAGTGCCTAG
- a CDS encoding hydroxyacid dehydrogenase, whose product MVVVCEFISESGLERLRRGGVEVYYDPDLWKDRGALKAKLAEATALIVRNQTQVDADLLSAGPNLKVVGRLGVGLDNIHQPDLKARGVQLYFARGINAGGVAEYVLAAMLHLARNLAGAALHVAGGGWNRSAFGGCELRGKTLGLVGLGEVGLRVAKRARAFGMRVVASDPGRLPWESAVEDLEVHLTSTAEVLCASLFVSLHAPLTPQTRHLIRAETIATMPRGAYLINTARGELVHNEDLAAALRRGQLGGAVLDVVDPEPLPAEHVLRGVDNLWITPHVAGLTAEAQEQVGLRVAEGVLSALGVA is encoded by the coding sequence ATGGTCGTCGTCTGTGAGTTCATCAGCGAAAGCGGCCTCGAGCGGCTGCGGCGAGGCGGCGTAGAAGTGTACTATGACCCCGACCTGTGGAAAGACCGCGGCGCGCTCAAGGCCAAGCTGGCCGAGGCAACGGCCCTCATCGTGCGCAACCAGACCCAAGTAGACGCCGACCTGCTCTCGGCGGGGCCTAACCTAAAGGTGGTGGGGCGGCTCGGGGTCGGGCTGGATAACATCCATCAGCCCGATCTGAAGGCTCGAGGGGTGCAGCTTTACTTCGCCCGGGGCATCAACGCGGGCGGGGTGGCTGAGTACGTGCTGGCGGCCATGCTCCACCTGGCCCGGAACCTAGCGGGGGCTGCTTTGCACGTGGCCGGAGGCGGTTGGAACCGCAGCGCTTTTGGCGGATGCGAACTGAGGGGGAAGACTCTGGGCCTGGTCGGGCTGGGCGAAGTGGGCCTGCGGGTGGCGAAGCGGGCCAGGGCCTTTGGGATGCGGGTGGTGGCCTCCGACCCGGGGCGCCTGCCTTGGGAGAGCGCGGTGGAGGACCTCGAGGTGCACCTCACTTCCACCGCGGAGGTGCTCTGTGCTTCGCTTTTCGTCTCCCTCCATGCCCCCCTCACCCCGCAAACCCGGCATCTGATCCGTGCCGAGACCATCGCCACTATGCCGAGGGGGGCCTATCTGATCAATACAGCTCGAGGAGAACTCGTCCATAACGAAGACCTGGCGGCAGCCCTGCGGCGCGGGCAGTTGGGCGGGGCCGTCCTCGACGTGGTAGACCCCGAGCCCTTGCCCGCCGAACACGTGCTGCGGGGTGTGGATAACCTGTGGATAACGCCCCACGTGGCCGGACTCACCGCCGAGGCCCAGGAGCAGGTGGGCCTGCGGGTAGCCGAGGGCGTGCTGAGCGCGCTGGGGGTGGCATGA
- a CDS encoding Ldh family oxidoreductase, which yields MKIALAELQRALSSHFQSLGLSPEHATQFSEVILEAEAEGNTGHGLSRIAQYTHQLRSGGLNPQPKMQLERTRPSVAVLYADGAPGPVAGLFAVQALAELAKQQGSAAIAVRGAGHSGVLSAYVGRLAQRGLVALAFANTPPAIAPGPVLGTNPIALGAPATPEPVVVDTSVSVVARGKILAAAKRGEPIPLGWAVDRQGNPTTDAKAALEGSLLPIGGGKGYALAVLVEILAGVLAGEVLSPELPLPWAPPEQAAKPGLLLLAFDPAAFGSGYAARVAQMLGALQAAGGRIPGARRAALKAQALREGISVNDTLLAELGKLGMHLQGGNP from the coding sequence ATGAAGATCGCGCTTGCCGAGTTGCAGAGGGCACTTTCGAGCCACTTCCAATCCCTGGGGCTTTCGCCCGAGCACGCCACGCAGTTCAGCGAGGTCATCCTCGAGGCCGAAGCGGAGGGCAACACCGGCCACGGGCTCTCGCGAATCGCCCAGTACACCCACCAGCTTCGCTCTGGGGGGCTCAACCCCCAACCCAAGATGCAACTCGAGCGCACGCGCCCCTCGGTCGCAGTGCTCTACGCCGACGGCGCACCCGGCCCGGTAGCGGGGCTCTTCGCGGTTCAGGCGCTGGCTGAGCTCGCCAAACAGCAGGGCAGCGCGGCTATAGCCGTGCGGGGCGCAGGCCACTCGGGGGTTTTGTCGGCTTATGTAGGGAGGTTGGCCCAGAGAGGGCTGGTCGCGTTAGCCTTTGCCAACACCCCGCCTGCCATCGCGCCGGGGCCGGTACTGGGTACTAACCCTATCGCCCTGGGTGCCCCGGCTACCCCTGAGCCAGTGGTGGTAGACACCTCGGTTTCGGTGGTGGCCCGGGGCAAGATCCTGGCTGCGGCAAAGAGAGGCGAACCCATCCCTTTAGGCTGGGCGGTAGATCGGCAGGGGAACCCCACCACCGACGCCAAGGCCGCGCTCGAGGGTTCCTTGCTTCCCATCGGGGGCGGCAAGGGGTATGCCCTAGCGGTGTTGGTCGAGATCCTGGCCGGGGTGTTGGCGGGTGAGGTCCTCTCGCCCGAGCTTCCCTTGCCCTGGGCCCCGCCCGAGCAGGCCGCTAAACCCGGTTTGCTGCTGCTGGCTTTCGACCCGGCGGCCTTTGGCTCGGGCTATGCAGCTCGGGTGGCCCAGATGCTTGGGGCCTTGCAGGCTGCTGGGGGCCGCATCCCGGGGGCTCGGCGGGCGGCTTTAAAGGCCCAGGCGCTACGCGAAGGCATCTCGGTCAACGACACCCTGCTGGCTGAACTCGGTAAACTAGGCATGCATCTACAAGGAGGAAACCCATGA
- a CDS encoding ABC transporter substrate-binding protein, translating into MKKLWLALAALMVLSTAVAQQTRLRVFVGGQQRPDVMRKIFDIYQSRNPSVRVDIETGGATSDQQQQYLTTVLASRDPSIDVLLIDVIRPAQYQASRWADTLDKYLPGVTRENLLKQYLPAYAKADVVNGQLVALPAFADAQFLYYRKDLLEKYGFKPPTTWDEAIKQAQTILAGEKNPNLNGIGFMGNISEGTVCSFLLPIWAAGGDVTDANNRLILTEAQAKDSLQFWLDLMDKYKVSPNNMAEKAQDTIRQEMQAGRWIFGTLFAYAWNRFQNDADSQVKGKIGVVPLPKFEGGRSASCLGGWQWTISDFSRNKAQAYKLVRFLSSPEVSKILAIDASNLPVFPSLYKDPDVLKANPWFADALPVVQAARARPVHPRYTEIADVMRKGLNAVLARTKTPEAAAKEIISGLQAIYK; encoded by the coding sequence ATGAAGAAGCTTTGGTTGGCTCTGGCGGCCCTGATGGTGTTGTCTACCGCGGTGGCCCAGCAGACCCGCTTGCGGGTCTTCGTAGGCGGGCAGCAGCGCCCCGATGTGATGCGGAAGATCTTCGACATTTACCAATCGCGCAACCCCAGCGTACGGGTGGATATCGAGACCGGCGGTGCCACCTCCGACCAGCAGCAGCAGTACCTGACCACCGTGCTGGCCTCGCGCGATCCCTCCATCGATGTACTGCTTATCGATGTCATTCGCCCTGCGCAATACCAGGCCTCGCGCTGGGCCGACACCCTCGACAAGTACCTGCCCGGCGTGACCCGCGAGAACTTGCTGAAGCAGTACCTCCCCGCCTACGCCAAAGCGGACGTGGTAAACGGCCAGCTGGTAGCTCTTCCCGCCTTTGCCGACGCCCAGTTCCTCTACTACCGCAAGGACCTGCTCGAGAAGTACGGCTTCAAACCCCCCACCACCTGGGACGAGGCCATCAAGCAGGCCCAGACCATCCTGGCTGGGGAGAAGAACCCCAACCTGAACGGCATCGGCTTTATGGGCAACATCTCCGAGGGCACGGTGTGCAGCTTCCTGCTCCCCATCTGGGCCGCTGGGGGTGACGTGACCGACGCCAACAACCGCCTCATCCTGACCGAGGCCCAGGCCAAGGACTCCCTGCAGTTCTGGCTGGACCTAATGGATAAATACAAGGTCTCGCCCAACAACATGGCAGAAAAAGCACAAGACACCATCCGGCAGGAGATGCAGGCCGGGCGCTGGATCTTCGGCACCCTCTTCGCGTACGCCTGGAACAGATTCCAAAACGATGCCGATAGCCAGGTCAAAGGCAAGATCGGGGTGGTGCCGCTGCCCAAGTTCGAAGGAGGGCGCTCGGCGAGCTGCTTGGGCGGCTGGCAGTGGACCATCTCCGACTTCTCCCGGAACAAGGCCCAGGCCTACAAGCTGGTGCGCTTCCTCTCGAGCCCCGAGGTATCCAAGATCTTGGCTATCGATGCCTCCAACCTGCCGGTCTTCCCTTCGCTTTACAAAGACCCCGATGTGCTCAAGGCCAACCCCTGGTTTGCCGATGCCCTGCCCGTAGTGCAGGCTGCCCGCGCCCGCCCCGTTCACCCTCGCTACACCGAGATCGCCGATGTGATGCGCAAGGGCTTGAACGCGGTGCTGGCCCGCACCAAGACCCCCGAGGCGGCAGCCAAAGAGATCATCAGCGGCTTGCAGGCGATCTACAAGTGA
- a CDS encoding carbohydrate ABC transporter permease — protein MGDLSERALAFWLLLPAALLLGFIALYPVLRLLYTSLFALQLTVSPDSSFLGFANYGQALHDARFWNAVKNTLLIVIVTVPGALVVGLLLAMLANLPFRVKWPVRLGLLLPWALPLVFVGLIFRWFFDSQYGVVNDVLVRLGGERLLWVTNPALAFWAICFTLIWKTSSFVALILLAGLQTIPKELYEAAKVDGASRWQEFWRITLPLLTPAILVAMIFRTIAAFQTFDVPYAMTGGGPGNATETLAMYVRATSIENLNFGYGSALAVLMFLISMAVTLVYLRYVRGADE, from the coding sequence TTGGGCGATCTAAGCGAGCGCGCCCTGGCGTTTTGGCTACTGCTCCCGGCGGCTTTACTGCTCGGGTTCATCGCGTTATACCCGGTGCTGCGGCTGCTGTACACCAGCCTTTTTGCTTTGCAGCTTACGGTGAGCCCGGACTCGAGCTTTCTTGGCTTTGCCAACTACGGCCAAGCCCTGCACGACGCGCGTTTTTGGAATGCTGTCAAAAATACTTTGCTGATCGTCATCGTCACCGTACCGGGGGCGCTGGTGGTGGGGCTCTTGCTGGCTATGCTGGCTAATTTGCCTTTTCGCGTCAAATGGCCGGTGCGGCTGGGGCTGCTCTTGCCTTGGGCCTTGCCGCTGGTCTTCGTGGGCCTGATTTTTCGTTGGTTCTTCGATAGCCAGTATGGCGTGGTCAACGATGTGCTGGTGCGCCTGGGAGGAGAGCGGCTGTTGTGGGTGACCAACCCCGCTCTGGCTTTCTGGGCCATCTGCTTTACCCTCATTTGGAAGACCAGCTCCTTTGTAGCCCTCATCTTGTTGGCGGGGTTGCAGACCATCCCCAAGGAGTTGTACGAGGCCGCCAAGGTGGACGGGGCCAGCCGTTGGCAGGAGTTTTGGCGGATCACCCTTCCCCTCCTCACCCCAGCCATTCTGGTGGCCATGATCTTCCGCACCATCGCCGCCTTCCAAACCTTTGACGTCCCCTACGCCATGACCGGCGGAGGACCGGGCAACGCCACCGAAACCTTGGCCATGTACGTGCGGGCGACCAGTATCGAAAACCTCAACTTCGGCTATGGATCGGCCCTGGCGGTGCTGATGTTCCTGATCAGCATGGCGGTGACGCTGGTGTACTTGCGCTATGTGAGGGGGGCCGATGAGTAG
- a CDS encoding carbohydrate ABC transporter permease: protein MNPFKNPRLWVWVAAAVVVFNGFFPAVWIFLTSLKTEGELTRIPITYWPANPTLHNYFRAFSEQPLGRYFLNSVIVAVSATALCIFVASLAAYALARLHVPRRGLILSLLVGVSMFPTVTLLIPLFETFLALGLRNTYVALILPHAALSLPVATLTLISFFQGIPKDLESAAMVDGCTRLGALWRVVVPLSAPGVFTASILAFVNSWDEFLLALTLMPSQAMRTLPVGITFYQGEYVFPWPLISAALVVALVPVAVIIALFQERVVGGLTQGGVKG from the coding sequence ATGAACCCCTTCAAGAACCCGCGCCTGTGGGTGTGGGTCGCTGCGGCCGTCGTGGTGTTCAACGGCTTCTTCCCGGCGGTGTGGATCTTTCTCACCTCGCTCAAAACCGAGGGCGAACTTACCCGCATCCCCATCACCTACTGGCCCGCCAACCCTACCTTGCACAACTACTTCCGGGCTTTCAGCGAGCAGCCCCTGGGGCGCTACTTCCTCAACAGCGTCATCGTAGCGGTGAGCGCTACCGCCTTGTGCATTTTTGTAGCCAGCCTGGCCGCCTATGCCCTGGCCCGGCTCCACGTACCCCGCCGAGGGCTCATCCTCTCGCTGTTGGTGGGGGTGTCGATGTTTCCCACCGTCACCCTGCTGATTCCCCTCTTTGAGACCTTTTTGGCCCTGGGGCTGCGCAACACCTATGTGGCGCTGATCCTGCCGCATGCCGCCCTTTCGTTGCCGGTGGCTACGCTCACGCTGATCAGCTTTTTTCAGGGGATTCCCAAGGACCTCGAGTCCGCCGCGATGGTAGACGGCTGCACCCGGCTGGGGGCTTTATGGCGGGTGGTGGTCCCGCTCTCGGCGCCGGGCGTGTTCACTGCCAGCATCCTGGCCTTCGTGAACAGCTGGGACGAGTTCTTGCTGGCCCTCACCCTGATGCCCTCCCAGGCTATGCGCACCCTCCCGGTAGGCATCACCTTCTACCAGGGCGAGTACGTTTTCCCCTGGCCGCTCATCTCAGCGGCTTTGGTGGTGGCTTTGGTACCGGTGGCGGTGATCATTGCGCTATTCCAGGAGCGGGTGGTGGGAGGGTTGACCCAGGGGGGGGTCAAGGGATGA
- a CDS encoding fucose isomerase, whose protein sequence is MLRIGLVPIVRPLFRGAKFGLEVKARAALEALAPRLDFELAWVCEPVADAAQAEAAAKAAQAAQLDFLLLEHVTFATGDLLAPFLELPLPLGLWALPEVWDSGPLPQNALCGLNLGMSLRRQTPVKWLYGDPEDAWFFSRFRLTLDALRGVKALRESRVLWLGGPAPGFFAFDALPMTGLMVEKADLSELWAALEAVQDSEVDELLSGFDEPSDYTQEELRTTARLELALARLAQGFDGVAIREWPEIPEKLGVMAYSAMARLADRGYTFAPEGDLLGLAGQLALQAISGAPAILLDIAHFSERGVMLWHGGEAPKAWAEGPTRLIAHFNRGCPAVRDMALKAGPVSGLRILPGNKAVVHGGELSGEKGYDGDSGLLTGASWAAQEIEPRQFLASWLNHRLPHHLVVGMGEHQGALLEMCAWLGLEVLPVNLEENRLVWRV, encoded by the coding sequence ATGTTGCGCATCGGACTGGTTCCCATCGTGCGGCCCCTCTTTCGCGGGGCCAAGTTCGGCCTCGAGGTCAAGGCTCGAGCCGCCCTAGAAGCCCTCGCGCCCCGGCTCGACTTCGAGCTAGCCTGGGTATGCGAGCCGGTGGCGGACGCGGCCCAGGCAGAGGCGGCAGCTAAGGCCGCGCAGGCCGCGCAGCTCGATTTTCTGCTCCTCGAGCACGTCACCTTTGCTACGGGGGACCTGCTGGCTCCTTTTCTGGAGCTTCCCCTGCCTTTGGGCCTGTGGGCGCTGCCCGAAGTTTGGGACAGCGGTCCGCTGCCGCAAAACGCCCTCTGCGGTTTGAATCTGGGGATGTCTCTGCGCCGCCAGACGCCGGTCAAGTGGTTGTACGGTGACCCGGAGGATGCTTGGTTTTTCTCCCGCTTCCGCCTGACGTTGGATGCCCTGCGTGGGGTCAAGGCCTTGCGCGAAAGCCGGGTGCTATGGCTGGGTGGACCCGCGCCGGGGTTCTTCGCCTTCGATGCCCTTCCCATGACTGGCTTGATGGTCGAGAAGGCCGATCTGAGCGAGCTGTGGGCAGCCCTCGAGGCCGTGCAGGATTCCGAGGTGGACGAGCTTCTTTCAGGTTTCGACGAACCTTCCGACTACACCCAGGAGGAGCTACGGACGACGGCCAGGCTCGAGCTGGCCTTGGCCCGACTCGCCCAGGGCTTCGACGGGGTGGCGATCCGGGAGTGGCCGGAAATCCCGGAAAAGCTCGGGGTGATGGCCTATTCGGCCATGGCCCGCCTGGCCGATAGGGGCTATACCTTCGCCCCCGAGGGGGACCTGCTGGGGCTGGCCGGACAGTTGGCGCTGCAGGCCATCTCGGGGGCTCCGGCGATCCTCCTGGACATCGCGCACTTTTCCGAGCGGGGGGTGATGCTCTGGCACGGCGGCGAGGCCCCCAAAGCCTGGGCCGAGGGCCCCACCCGGCTGATCGCCCACTTCAACCGGGGCTGCCCGGCGGTGCGGGATATGGCCCTTAAGGCAGGGCCCGTCAGCGGGTTGCGGATTTTGCCGGGAAATAAGGCGGTTGTCCATGGCGGCGAGCTTTCCGGCGAGAAGGGCTACGACGGGGACTCGGGGCTGCTCACCGGGGCCAGTTGGGCCGCTCAGGAAATCGAACCTCGGCAGTTCCTCGCGAGTTGGCTCAACCACCGCCTCCCTCACCACTTAGTGGTGGGAATGGGGGAGCACCAGGGGGCCTTGCTGGAGATGTGCGCTTGGCTTGGCCTCGAGGTCCTGCCGGTCAATCTGGAGGAAAATAGGCTGGTATGGCGCGTGTAA
- a CDS encoding PfkB family carbohydrate kinase, whose amino-acid sequence MARVITLGWACLDQRFYVAEFPPTHSRTPVRAFRQAIGGPAAVAAQAVARLGGEVLLLSRRGSDEVGEGLEAALRAEGVRTRFTLGSETPVSAVLVAPDGERYIFPYRPELPAEPDWVPEEVLEGVGAVLIDHRWIQAGLALTKAARTRGIPVVLDLDHDRPEAWELVPRVSHVVASEELARQVGGVEALFGRIPGWAAVTLGAGGVRHRAGQIPAFKVEVKDSTGAGDVYHGAFALALAEGRGELEALRFAAAVSALHVQSGEPPSRPEVEALLRGEHEDNPC is encoded by the coding sequence ATGGCGCGTGTAATCACCCTGGGGTGGGCCTGCCTGGACCAGCGCTTTTACGTCGCGGAATTTCCCCCCACCCATAGCCGTACGCCGGTGCGGGCTTTTCGCCAGGCTATCGGCGGCCCGGCGGCGGTAGCGGCCCAAGCTGTCGCCCGGCTCGGGGGTGAGGTGCTCCTGCTCTCCCGCCGCGGCTCGGATGAGGTGGGGGAGGGCCTCGAGGCCGCCCTGCGGGCTGAGGGGGTGCGTACCCGTTTCACGCTGGGCAGTGAGACCCCTGTCAGCGCGGTGCTGGTGGCCCCGGACGGCGAGCGCTACATTTTCCCCTACCGCCCCGAATTGCCCGCCGAGCCGGACTGGGTGCCGGAGGAGGTGCTGGAGGGGGTTGGGGCGGTGCTGATTGACCATCGCTGGATCCAGGCCGGGCTTGCCCTAACCAAGGCGGCCCGCACGCGCGGCATCCCGGTGGTGCTCGACCTCGACCATGATCGCCCCGAGGCTTGGGAATTGGTCCCTCGGGTAAGCCACGTGGTGGCCTCGGAGGAATTGGCCCGGCAGGTAGGTGGGGTAGAGGCCCTGTTCGGGCGCATCCCCGGCTGGGCGGCGGTGACGCTGGGGGCGGGCGGGGTGCGCCACCGCGCGGGCCAGATCCCTGCGTTCAAGGTGGAGGTCAAGGACTCGACGGGGGCCGGGGATGTCTACCACGGGGCGTTCGCGCTCGCGCTCGCCGAAGGGCGGGGAGAGCTCGAGGCCCTGCGTTTTGCCGCGGCGGTTTCAGCGCTCCATGTGCAAAGCGGAGAACCCCCCAGCAGGCCCGAAGTTGAGGCATTGTTAAGAGGTGAACATGAAGACAACCCCTGCTAA